A genomic region of Methanothermobacter thermautotrophicus str. Delta H contains the following coding sequences:
- a CDS encoding heavy metal translocating P-type ATPase — MKRITIRIGGMGCAACALKIEEALRKLDGIRDAAVNLVEGKVSVEYDPRRVDLSDMEAAIEDAGYTVLNENIAMAVGGMSCAMCVQKIESALRGLEGVSNATVNLAAEKAYISYNPSLTSVEDLKRTVEDLGYTVRGLEGEEISEDLKPKIRRIIVGFGVSVPLMAMMYLGLQPPGGGISMLLVSIIPFIYVSGPIFRGALRSLRSGTLDMDVMYSMGIGVAFLSSILGTAGILPSDFMFYDTALMLASFLTLGRYLEAGARGKTSEAVRRLMELQPDTATVLRDGREVEVRIHEIDVGDEVIVRPGDRVPADGKVVEGSSYVDEFMITGEPLPALKTPGSEVVAGTINTDGILRFRVERTGDETFLSGIIKLVDEAQASKPPIQRIADRAVSYFIPAVLLVATSAFLFWYLVEGAGLLLSITVLISVLVVACPCALGLATPTAVTAGIGRGAELGILIKKGEALEVSDRISCVIFDKTGTLTLGRPRVTDMVGDVLGLAAALERKSRHPIAAAVTERAEEEGVDVPEAEDFRAIPGMGLEGMVDSHHVLAGNRALMEKYGIPLEHWDPEKFESDGKTVVIVAVDGEVKGIIAVSDEIKPGSARAVRELERMGIGTAMITGDNRKTAEAVAREVGIGTVIAEVLPQDKATRVAELRERGEGVAFVGDGINDAPALAEADLGVAVGSGTDIAREAGEVVLMGDDPLDVPAALQLAGKVISRIRQNIFWAFAYNVVLIPLAAGALYPLGIVFRPEYAGLAMALSSVTVVSLSLTLRGYTPPARRLREKQGEG, encoded by the coding sequence ATGAAAAGAATAACGATAAGGATAGGCGGGATGGGGTGCGCTGCATGCGCACTGAAGATCGAGGAGGCCCTCAGAAAACTGGATGGAATCCGCGATGCTGCGGTCAACCTGGTTGAGGGAAAGGTTTCAGTTGAGTATGACCCCCGGAGGGTTGATCTCTCCGATATGGAGGCCGCCATTGAGGACGCCGGCTACACTGTACTCAATGAGAACATAGCCATGGCTGTGGGTGGTATGAGCTGTGCGATGTGTGTACAGAAAATAGAATCCGCCCTGAGGGGACTTGAGGGCGTAAGCAATGCCACAGTCAACCTCGCAGCTGAAAAGGCCTACATCTCCTATAACCCATCCCTGACCTCTGTGGAGGACCTCAAAAGGACGGTGGAGGATCTTGGATACACCGTGAGGGGTCTGGAGGGTGAAGAGATCAGTGAGGACCTGAAACCAAAAATTAGAAGAATAATAGTGGGTTTCGGAGTGTCAGTCCCCCTGATGGCGATGATGTACCTCGGTCTACAGCCCCCAGGTGGGGGTATATCCATGCTACTGGTGTCAATCATACCATTCATCTATGTCTCAGGACCGATATTCAGGGGGGCCCTCAGATCACTGAGATCCGGGACACTTGACATGGATGTAATGTACTCAATGGGTATAGGAGTCGCCTTCCTTTCAAGCATCCTGGGCACCGCAGGGATTCTCCCATCCGATTTCATGTTCTATGACACCGCACTTATGCTGGCATCCTTCCTCACCCTTGGAAGGTACCTGGAGGCAGGTGCCCGGGGTAAAACATCAGAGGCAGTGAGGAGGCTCATGGAACTCCAGCCAGACACCGCCACGGTCCTCAGGGACGGCAGGGAGGTTGAGGTGAGGATCCACGAGATAGATGTGGGTGATGAGGTAATTGTGAGACCAGGGGACAGGGTACCCGCTGATGGAAAGGTTGTGGAGGGATCCTCCTATGTGGATGAGTTCATGATAACAGGTGAGCCCCTCCCGGCCCTTAAAACACCCGGATCAGAGGTCGTTGCAGGTACAATAAACACTGACGGCATCCTGAGGTTCAGGGTTGAACGCACCGGTGATGAAACCTTCCTTTCAGGTATAATAAAACTCGTTGACGAGGCCCAGGCATCAAAGCCTCCCATACAGAGGATTGCTGACCGGGCAGTATCCTATTTCATACCCGCAGTTCTGCTTGTTGCAACATCAGCCTTCCTCTTCTGGTACCTTGTTGAAGGTGCAGGGTTACTCCTGTCCATCACGGTTCTCATATCCGTACTTGTGGTGGCCTGTCCATGCGCACTGGGCCTTGCAACACCAACCGCTGTCACAGCAGGTATAGGCAGGGGCGCTGAACTTGGAATACTCATAAAGAAGGGTGAGGCCCTTGAGGTATCCGACAGGATATCGTGCGTGATCTTCGATAAAACAGGTACACTGACACTGGGAAGGCCCAGGGTCACAGACATGGTTGGTGATGTGCTGGGCCTGGCAGCGGCCCTTGAGAGAAAATCCAGGCACCCCATTGCAGCTGCAGTAACTGAGAGGGCCGAGGAGGAAGGGGTTGACGTCCCGGAGGCCGAGGACTTCCGGGCCATACCCGGCATGGGACTTGAGGGGATGGTGGACTCACACCATGTACTTGCAGGTAACCGGGCCCTCATGGAGAAATACGGCATCCCCCTGGAACACTGGGACCCTGAAAAATTTGAATCAGATGGGAAGACGGTGGTCATAGTCGCAGTGGATGGCGAGGTGAAGGGGATCATAGCGGTCTCAGATGAGATAAAGCCTGGTTCAGCGCGGGCTGTCAGGGAACTGGAGAGGATGGGAATAGGCACTGCAATGATAACCGGGGACAACCGGAAAACCGCGGAGGCTGTGGCCCGTGAGGTGGGGATAGGGACCGTGATTGCAGAGGTCCTCCCACAGGATAAGGCAACAAGGGTGGCCGAGCTTCGAGAAAGGGGTGAAGGAGTCGCCTTTGTCGGGGACGGTATAAACGATGCCCCCGCACTTGCAGAGGCCGACCTCGGAGTGGCGGTTGGTAGCGGAACAGACATAGCCCGGGAGGCCGGTGAGGTGGTCCTCATGGGAGATGACCCACTTGATGTTCCAGCGGCCCTCCAGCTGGCAGGGAAGGTCATATCAAGGATCCGGCAGAACATCTTCTGGGCCTTCGCCTACAACGTTGTGCTGATTCCACTGGCTGCCGGAGCCCTTTACCCCCTCGGAATCGTATTCAGACCAGAATACGCGGGTCTGGCAATGGCCCTCAGTTCAGTGACAGTGGTATCCCTCTCACTCACCCTCAGGGGATACACCCCACCTGCAAGAAGGTTGAGGGAGAAGCAGGGAGAAGGTTAA
- a CDS encoding metal-dependent hydrolase family protein produces MRFAVKGEFLDIYSGEHERRYVLVDKGRITAIESSVTGVEVIDASDKFILPGFIDLHTHLMEDGFRTESKLEDPLSLYFYGALDNMRATLQAGVTTVRDAGLADLGVKMASDRHIIQAPRMQISVTPLSITGGHFDFHTRSGLNIERRYRGLPSGICDGIPSVRKRTREVLRAGADVVKVMATGGVMSSTDRPSDTQFTPSELAAIVEEASFRGKNVMVHAHGLQGIKNSIKAGVHSVEHGTYLDKRTARLMAERGVYLVPTFLVTRLNNDKALRGELAEYSRRDAIEVAEVHRENMEMAYNEGVRMVMGTDSGVVEHGMNLLELSYLTETGMEPLEAIRAGTIHAAECMGWEDRIGSIEKGKIADIVVTEVNPVEEIDELSRPGNVLLVVRDGIIYRDELVY; encoded by the coding sequence ATGAGATTTGCAGTGAAGGGTGAATTTCTGGACATCTATTCAGGGGAGCATGAAAGGAGGTACGTGCTTGTTGATAAGGGGAGGATAACCGCCATTGAGAGTAGTGTCACAGGTGTTGAGGTTATTGATGCCTCTGATAAGTTCATTCTACCAGGCTTCATTGACCTGCACACCCATCTAATGGAGGATGGGTTCAGGACAGAGAGCAAACTTGAGGATCCACTCTCACTCTACTTCTACGGGGCCCTTGACAATATGAGGGCAACCCTCCAGGCAGGTGTTACAACGGTAAGGGATGCGGGTCTTGCAGACCTCGGTGTTAAGATGGCCTCCGACCGGCACATCATCCAGGCGCCCCGGATGCAGATAAGCGTCACGCCCCTATCAATCACGGGGGGGCACTTCGACTTTCACACAAGATCAGGACTCAACATTGAAAGGAGATACAGGGGGCTACCCTCCGGTATCTGTGATGGGATCCCATCTGTGAGGAAGAGGACGAGGGAGGTCCTGAGGGCTGGGGCGGATGTTGTTAAGGTAATGGCGACTGGTGGAGTCATGAGCAGCACGGACAGACCATCGGACACCCAGTTCACACCGTCAGAACTTGCAGCCATAGTTGAGGAGGCATCATTCAGGGGTAAAAATGTTATGGTCCATGCCCATGGTCTCCAGGGGATAAAGAATTCCATAAAGGCGGGTGTTCATTCAGTTGAACATGGAACATACCTGGATAAAAGGACCGCCAGGTTGATGGCTGAAAGGGGCGTCTACCTGGTACCAACATTCCTGGTAACCCGCCTCAACAATGATAAGGCCCTGAGGGGAGAACTGGCGGAATACAGCCGCAGGGACGCCATTGAGGTGGCAGAAGTCCACCGGGAGAACATGGAGATGGCCTACAATGAGGGTGTGCGGATGGTTATGGGCACAGATTCAGGTGTTGTTGAGCATGGAATGAACCTGCTTGAACTATCCTACCTTACAGAGACCGGCATGGAGCCACTGGAAGCCATAAGGGCTGGAACCATACATGCAGCCGAATGCATGGGGTGGGAGGACCGGATAGGTTCAATAGAAAAGGGTAAAATTGCAGATATTGTTGTAACTGAGGTGAATCCGGTGGAGGAGATAGACGAACTTTCCAGGCCCGGGAACGTGCTCCTGGTTGTGAGGGATGGCATAATCTACAGGGATGAGCTGGTCTATTGA